A genome region from Brassica oleracea var. oleracea cultivar TO1000 chromosome C2, BOL, whole genome shotgun sequence includes the following:
- the LOC106321083 gene encoding DNA-3-methyladenine glycosylase 1 — MCSSKSKNMNQEAISQINGRPVLQPKSNQVPTVDRRNSLKKSPPKSLIHPIASKIASPRPKSLKSPPLSPNSKPIRKLACYEKPKPAAKPVKLSERTDGGCRQVKSTVTVQKQPGSIAAARREEAAMKQEERKKKISHYGRVKSVQSNEKNLNVEREKKKRCSFITTSSDPIYVAYHDEEWGVPVHDDNLLFELLVLTGAQVGSDWTSVLKRRNTFREAFSGFEPELVAEFNEKKIQSIVNDYGIGLSQVLAIVDNSKQILKVKRDFGSFNIYIWGFMKHKPVTTKYTSCQKIPVKTSKSETISKDMVRRGFRFVGPTVIHSLMQAAGLTNDHLITCPRHLECMVKAAL, encoded by the exons ATGTGTTCCTCAAAATCAAAGAACATGAACCAAGAAGCCATTTCCCAAATCAATGGTCGTCCAGTTCTTCAGCCAAAATCGAACCAAGTTCCCACAGTAGACCGACGCAACTCACTCAAGAAATCTCCTCCTAAGTCTTTGATACATCCCATTGCATCAAAGATAGCCTCACCAAGACCAAAATCCCTAAAGTCTCCACCTTTGTCTCCCAACTCAAAACCCATAAGAAAACTGGCCTGTTATGAGAAGCCTAAACCAGCTGCAAAACCGGTGAAATTATCAGAGCGCACTGATGGTGGCTGCAGACAGGTTAAGTCCACGGTGACTGTTCAGAAGCAACCTGGAAGTATAGCTGCTGCAAGAAGAGAAGAGGCTGCTATGAAACAAGAAGAAAGAAAGAAGAAGATCTCTCATTATGGTAGGGTAAAATCCGTACAATCAAACGAAAAGAACTTAAATGTTGAACGTGAGAAGAAGAAGAGATGCAGTTTCATCACTACAAGTTCAG ATCCAATCTATGTGGCTTACCATGATGAAGAATGGGGAGTTCCTGTTCATGATGACAA CCTATTGTTTGAGCTTCTGGTGTTAACCGGAGCTCAGGTGGGATCCGATTGGACTTCGGTTTTGAAAAGAAGAAACACTTTTAG AGAGGCTTTCTCTGGTTTCGAACCAGAGTTGGTCGCAGAGTTCAACGAGAAGAAGATACAGTCGATAGTCAACGACTACGGAATTGGCCTTAGCCAAGTCCTTGCAATTGTTGACAACTCTAAACAAATTCTCAAG GTGAAAAGAGATTTCGGATCATTCAACATATACATTTGGGGATTTATGAAGCACAAACCGGTTACCACAAAATACACATCTTGCCAAAAGATTCCGGTTAAGACATCAAAATCAGAAACCATAAGCAAAGACATGGTTCGTCGCGGGTTTAGATTCGTTGGTCCGACAGTTATACATTCGTTGATGCAAGCCGCCGGGTTAACCAACGACCATTTGATCACTTGTCCGAGACATCTCGAGTGTATGGTCAAGGCTGCTCTATAG
- the LOC106324177 gene encoding uncharacterized protein LOC106324177: protein MASLEMVSTKMFECVPSDRSKKEKDLKVLVRDQSDSFHVVPGDDSGNKQDGNEVLECSSRTSVSDTEEAQQNISSPETNSNPFYNLVETGNSSRNEIIVGASSLVQIWEARSRPSSPTRNHFFIDSLFFESLNEEARNNSEEVDWCLQSNISDSCEKERESRCSPPLVRIRGRQAFEDFLMVILRERKKYLKWIAGLTAVSKFSPRGCERLQYMLRIRSFERCIAIQERHLFKSAKRSSRGSGVMNNLRYKKNTGQPKIANEAVLSEDTSNKNGLKKHEIERKSTEEGEGSGETTEKGIVMGSVETNNTLSITEKVNLWDSKERSNMRITMGKAKKEGKAARSGIDVEVTEVINIETDGYRVNPQDVTSMISLEKRKEEENASSVSRESHTDEMFSKDVEETSKDKKQEASETLCPILESPRFLNGWVENDMEGEDEYKDYSGDSVNYDWVSHISRPRSYWDDLRKERELEIIKRHSKNDDIFQKLIKEKTVFSFLTSDFRKEIEKILISRPQKGLEVKGNHVDGEASEECSAEYQEKLKEKETESVDLESVIVCDGFSQDSAKSTMKTWIFEDHEPYLKDHENTSSETQMICGLMEEVKKMQREMVELKGFVKSCVYFQKFKSASVSDSLQGNCSVCFEKPIDSLLYRCGHMCTCLKCGHELLWSTKKCPICMAPIIDVVRAFLDS, encoded by the exons ATGGCGTCTTTGGAAATGGTTTCGACAAAGATGTTCGAATGTGTCCCGAGTGATCGAAGCAAGAAAGAAAAGGATCTCAAAGTTTTAGTCAGAGATCAATCCGATAGTTTTCATGTCGTTCCGGGGGATGATTCTGGAAATAAACAAGATGGAAATGAGGTTCTTGAATGTTCTTCAAGAACCTCTGTTTCTGATACAGAGGAAGCTCAACAGAATATTTCTTCTCCAGAGACCAATTCAAATCCATTTTATAATCTAGTTGAAACAGGGAATTCGTCAAGAAATGAGATCATCGTGGGAGCTTCTTCTCTGGTTCAGATTTGGGAAGCTAGGTCGCGACCGTCTAGCCCGACTCGAAATCATTTCTTTATTGATAGCCTATTTTTTGAGTCTCTCAATGAGGAGGCAAGAAACAACAGTGAAGAAGTAGATTGGTGTTTACAGTCAAACATATCAGATTCTTGTGAGAAGGAGAGAGAATCAAGATGTTCACCTCCATTGGTAAGGATAAGAGGACGGCAAGCATTTGAAGATTTCTTGATGGTGATTCTACGTGAAAGGAAAAAGTATCTCAAATGGATCGCTGGTCTCACCGCGGTTTCGAAGTTCTCACCTCGTGGATGCGAGCGTCTTCAG TATATGCTTAGGATCAGATCTTTTGAAAGGTGCATCGCTATCCAAGAAAGACATCTGTTTAAATCAGCAAAACGGTCTTCAAGAGGGTCTGGTGTGATGAATAATCTCAG GTACAAGAAAAATACCGGGCAGCCGAAAATTGCCAATGAAGCTGTATTGAGTGAAGATACAAGCAACAAGAATGGGTTAAAGAAACATGAAATTGAGAGGAAATCTACAGAAGAAGGAGAAGGGTCAGGAGAGACTACAGAGAAAGGTATTGTAATGGGAAGTGTAGAAACAAACAATACATTGAGTATCACGGAGAAAGTGAACCTGTGGGACTCTAAGGAGAGAAGCAATATGAGAATAACTATGGGGAAAGCTAAAAAAGAGGGAAAAGCTGCAAGAAGCGGTATTGATGTGGAGGTCACAGAGGTAATCAATATAGAGACTGATGGATATAGAGTCAATCCTCAAGACGTTACATCAATGATTAGTTTGGAGAAAAGGAAGGAAGAAGAAAACGCGAGCAGCGTATCTAGAGAGAGCCATACTGATGAAATGTTTTCAAAAGACGTTGAAGAAACGTCGAAAGACAAGAAGCAAGAAGCATCAGAAACATTGTGTCCAATCCTTGAATCACCAAGATTTCTAAATGGTTGGGTTGAAAATGACATGGAAGGTGAAGATGAATATAAAGATTACAGTGGAGATAGTGTGAACTATGATTGGGTTAGCCACATATCGCGACCACGGAGTTATTGGGACGATCTAAGGAAGGAAAGGGAGCTGGAGATTATCAAGAGGCATTCAAAGAATGATGATATTTTTCAGAAATTGATCAAGGA AAAGACGGTTTTTAGCTTCCTGACAAGCGACTTCCGGAAAGAGATTGAAAAAATTCTTATCTCACGGCCACAAAAAGGGTTAGAAGTAAAAGGCAATCATGTGGATGGAGAAGCTAGTGAGGAGTGCTCGGCAGAATACCAAGAGAAACTAAAAGAAAAGGAAACAGAGAGTGTGGATCTTGAAAGTGTAATTGTATGTGATGGTTTCAGCCAAGACTCAGCTAAAAGTACGATGAAAACGTGGATCTTCGAAGATCATGAACCCTACCTTAAGGATCATGAGAATACCTCCTCT GAGACACAGATGATATGTGGTCTCATGGAAGAAGTTAAAAAGATGCAAAGAGAAATGGTAGAACTAAAAGGCTTTGTCAAATCTTGCGTCTATTTCCAGAAATTCAAATCAGCTTCAG TTTCAGATTCTTTGCAAGGAAACTGTTCTGTCTGCTTCGAGAAGCCTATAGACTCGCTTCTATATAG GTGTGGACATATGTGCACGTGTCTGAAATGTGGCCATGAGCTTCTTTGGAGTACCAAGAAATGTCCGATATGTATGGCTCCAATTATAGATGTTGTCAGAGCATTTCTTGATTCTTAG
- the LOC106322480 gene encoding LRR receptor-like serine/threonine-protein kinase GSO2: MQQSSLLIVLLVLWFSIGPGLGQPVQSDDLQTLLEVKKSIVINPEDEKVLQNWNSDDLNYCNWTGVTCGGRVVIGLNLSDFDLTGSISPSIGRFSNLIHLDLSSNSLVGPIPTALSNLSASLETLHLFSNQLTGELPSQLGSLVNLRSLKLGDNDLIGSIPDTFRNLVNLQTLALAKCRLTGSIPSQLGRLVNLQALILQQNFLQGPIPPELGNCTSLVLFTAALNSLNGSLLTELSQLRNLQILNLGNNSFSGGIPSQLGDLRNLQYLNLVGNRLQGPIPKKITGLENLQTLDLSNNNLTGEIHEEFWNMNQLEDLVLANNRLSGSLPKSLCSNNTSLNQLVLSGTQLSGEIPAEVSKCQSLQALDLSNNTLSGRIPDSLFKLAELTVLYLNNNTLKGTLSHSISSLRNLQELALYHNDLEGKLPNEIGFLSKLEVLYLYENRFSGEIPTEIGNCTSLKSVDMFGNHFSGEIPSSIGRLDDLTLLHLRENEFVGNIPATLGNCHKLTILDLADNQLSGTIPSSFEFLKSLEQLHLYNNSLQGSLPSSLINLKNLTRINFSSNKLNGSISPLCGSSSYLSFDVTDNEFEGDVPLQLGKSRSLDRLRLGKNQFTGRIPWTFGKIHELSLLDISSNSLTGNIPLELGLCKKLTHIDINDNFLSGVIPPWLGKLPLLGELKLSSNQFTGSLPKEIFNLTKLLVLSLDGNSLNGSIPQEIGNLESLNVLNLGKNQMSGQLPSGIGKLSKLYELRLSRNILTGEIPVEIGQLQDLQSALDLSYNNFTGDIPSTISTLHKLESLDLSHNHLVGVVPGQIGDMKSLVYLNLSYNNLEGKLKKQFSKWQADAFVGNAGLCGSPLGHCAGLNKKQQGLSAKTVIIISAISSLAAIAVMVLVIVVFFKQNLALFKKGRGGSNAFSSNSSSSEAPLFSHGGAKSDIKWEDIMEATHYLDDEFMIGSGGSGKVYKADLVNGETIAVKKILWKDDLMSNKSFNREVKTLGTIRHRHLVKLMGYCSSKAQGLNMLIYEYMENGSVWDGLHAKKKEVLGWETRLKIAVGLAQGVEYLHFDCVPPIVHRDIKSSNVLLDSNMEAHLGDFGLAKILTENCDTNTESNSLFAGSYGYIAPEYAYSLKATEKSDVYSMGIVLMEIVTGKKPTEGVFGEETDMVRWVDTVLGSAAREKLIDSELKPLLPCEEEAAYQVLEIAIQCTKTYPQERPSSRQACDCLLRVFNSRGASYREMQTDSQK, translated from the exons ATGCAGCAAAGTTCTCTTCTTATTGTGTTGCTCGTCCTCTGGTTTTCAATCGGGCCGGGTTTGGGTCAACCGGTTCAAAGTGACGATCTTCAAACTCTTCTCGAAGTGAAGAAGTCTATTGTGATAAACCCAGAAGACGAAAAGGTTCTCCAAAACTGGAATTCAGATGATCTCAATTACTGCAACTGGACCGGTGTCACGTGCGGTGGTCGTGTCGTCATCGGTTTAAATCTCTCTGATTTTGACTTAACCGGTTCAATTTCTCCTTCGATTGGCCGGTTTAGTAACCTAATCCACCTCGATCTATCTTCCAACAGTCTCGTGGGTCCCATCCCAACTGCTCTCTCCAACCTCTCCGCCTCCTTGGAAACTTTGCATCTCTTCTCTAACCAACTCACCGGCGAGCTACCGAGTCAACTCGGCTCACTCGTGAACCTCAGGTCGTTAAAACTCGGAGACAACGACCTAATCGGATCAATTCCGGACACGTTCCGTAACCTCGTCAATCTCCAGACGCTCGCATTGGCCAAGTGTAGACTCACCGGTTCAATACCGAGTCAACTCGGTCGACTTGTTAACCTCCAAGCTTTAATTCTACAACAAAACTTCCTCCAAGGACCGATCCCGCCGGAGTTGGGAAACTGCACCAGCCTCGTTTTGTTCACCGCTGCGTTGAATAGCCTCAACGGGTCGTTACTGACGGAGCTGAGTCAACTCCGAAACCTCCAGATACTCAATTTGGGAAACAACAGCTTCTCCGGTGGGATACCGAGCCAACTCGGTGATTTGCGCAATCTACAATACCTTAACCTGGTCGGTAACAGACTTCAAGGTCCGATTCCAAAGAAAATAACCGGTTTGGAGAATCTTCAAACCCTTGACTTGTCCAACAACAATCTCACCGGAGAGATACACGAAGAGTTCTGGAACATGAACCAGCTTGAAGATTTGGTTCTAGCCAATAACCGTCTCTCTGGTTCTTTACCAAAGAGCTTGTGCTCTAACAACACAAGCTTGAACCAACTGGTTTTGTCTGGAACTCAACTCTCCGGCGAAATCCCGGCGGAAGTTAGCAAATGTCAGTCATTACAAGCGCTTGATCTGTCGAACAACACGCTCTCCGGACGAATCCCAGATTCATTGTTCAAGCTCGCTGAACTCACGGTTTTATATCTTAACAACAATACCTTGAAGGGTACGTTATCTCACTCAATATCTAGCCTAAGGAATCTACAAGAGCTTGCTCTGTATCACAATGACTTGGAGGGGAAGTTACCTAACGAAATCGGTTTCCTCAGCAAATTAGAAGTTCTGTATCTATACGAGAACCGGTTTTCCGGTGAAATCCCGACCGAGATTGGGAACTGCACGAGTCTGAAGTCGGTTGATATGTTTGGGAATCATTTCAGTGGAGAGATTCCTTCCTCTATTGGGAGATTAGATGACCTTACTCTGCTTCACTTGAGAGAGAACGAGTTCGTTGGTAACATTCCCGCCACTTTAGGTAACTGTCACAAGCTGACGATTCTTGATTTAGCTGATAACCAGCTCTCGGGTACGATTCCTTCCTCGTTCGAGTTCTTGAAGTCGTTAGAACAGTTGCACCTTTACAACAATTCTCTCCAGGGGAGTCTTCCTAGTTCGCTCATCAACCTGAAAAATCTCACAAGGATCAACTTCTCAAGCAATAAGCTCAATGGTTCGATCAGTCCGTTGTGCGGTTCAAGCTCTTATCTCTCTTTTGATGTCACGGATAACGAATTCGAGGGAGATGTACCTCTTCAGCTAGGGAAGTCTCGGAGTCTCGACCGGTTAAGGTTAGGGAAGAATCAGTTCACAGGAAGAATCCCTTGGACGTTTGGGAAGATTCATGAGTTATCTTTGTTGGATATCTCAAGCAACTCTCTTACAGGAAACATACCGTTAGAGCTAGGTTTGTGCAAGAAGCTGACACACATTGATATCAACGATAACTTTCTTTCAGGGGTTATACCTCCATGGCTTGGGAAGCTTCCACTCTTGGGTGAGCTCAAGCTTTCTTCCAATCAGTTTACCGGTTCACTCCCTAAGGAGATTTTCAACTTAACAAAGCTTCTTGTGCTATCTCTTGATGGAAACTCACTCAACGGTTCGATCCCACAAGAGATTGGAAACTTGGAATCTCTCAATGTACTTAACCTCGGAAAGAATCAGATGTCAGGTCAGCTTCCTTCAGGAATAGGCAAGCTGAGCAAGCTTTACGAGCTCCGGTTATCGAGAAACATCTTAACCGGAGAAATTCCTGTTGAGATTGGACAGCTACAGGATCTTCAAAGTGCTTTAGATCTCAGCTACAACAACTTCACCGGAGACATTCCATCTACGATCTCGACGTTACATAAGCTTGAGTCACTTGATCTGTCTCACAATCACCTTGTCGGAGTTGTTCCTGGACAGATCGGGGACATGAAGAGCTTAGTGTATCTCAACCTCTCTTACAACAACCTCGAGGGGAAGTTGAAGAAGCAGTTCTCTAAATGGCAAGCTGATGCTTTTGTAGGCAATGCAGGTCTTTGTGGAAGCCCTCTTGGTCATTGTGCTGGTCTGAACAAGAAGCAGCAAGGTCTTAGCGCGAAAACCGTGATTATCATCTCTGCGATTTCATCATTAGCAGCGATTGCTGTGATGGTACTTGTGATCGTCGTCTTCTTCAAGCAAAATCTAGCTCTTTTCAAGAAAGGGAGAGGCGGAAGCAACGCGTTCTCATCAAACTCTTCTTCTTCAGAAGCTCCTCTGTTTAGCCATGGAGGTGCAAAGTCGGATATTAAGTGGGAAGACATCATGGAAGCTACGCATTACCTTGACGACGAGTTCATGATTGGATCAGGAGGGTCAGGAAAAGTTTACAAAGCGGATTTGGTGAACGGAGAGACGATTGCTGTGAAGAAAATCCTCTGGAAAGATGATTTGATGTCAAACAAGAGCTTTAACAGAGAAGTGAAGACACTTGGAACCATCAGGCATAGACATTTGGTTAAGCTAATGGGTTACTGCAGCAGCAAAGCACAAGGTTTGAATATGTTGATTTACGAGTACATGGAGAATGGAAGTGTATGGGACGGGCTTCACGCTAAGAAGAAAGAGGTTCTTGGTTGGGAAACAAGATTGAAAATAGCAGTTGGGTTGGCTCAAGGAGTAGAGTATCTTCATTTTGATTGTGTTCCTCCCATTGTTCACCGCGATATCAAATCCAGCAACGTGCTTCTTGATTCCAACATGGAAGCACATTTGGGAGATTTCGGACTCGCCAAGATCCTAACTGAGAATTGTGACACCAACACAGAATCAAATTCTTTGTTTGCAGGCTCTTATGGCTACATCGCACCAG AGTATGCTTACTCGTTGAAGGCGACTGAGAAGAGCGATGTGTACAGTATGGGGATAGTGTTGATGGAGATTGTGACTGGTAAAAAGCCAACAGAGGGAGTGTTTGGTGAAGAGACGGATATGGTTAGATGGGTAGATACAGTTCTTGGTTCTGCAGCAAGAGAGAAGCTGATTGATTCAGAGCTTAAACCGCTTTTGCCTTGTGAAGAAGAAGCAGCTTATCAGGTTCTTGAAATAGCTATTCAGTGCACAAAAACGTATCCTCAGGAGAGACCATCTTCAAGACAAGCTTGTGACTGTCTTCTCAGGGTCTTCAACAGTAGAGGTGCTAGTTATAGGGAGATGCAAACTGATTCCCAGAAATGA